GTTTTACAAAATGGGCATATTTTTGCAGTTCTCTTGATGGATGTCCCTTGATGAGAGGGGATAACAGCCCTATGGTTTTGCCGTTTTGACTTCTAACCAGCCTGAGAGCTTCTGCAAGGTCGCTATCATTAGAAATAATGACGGCACAATCATATTTGTTAAGCCAAGCATCATTCAATAGGTGTATTGCCAAATTTACATCGGAGCCTTTTTCTTCAGTTTTATAAACTTTGGCAAAGGATACTGGTGACGATATTGGGGCCTCAGGCATAAAAACTTCATGACTTAGAAAATGTCCATAATGTACTGAAAACTCAGGAATGAATTTTTCTAATGCTCTGATGTATGTTTTTTGCCTGTTTGGTTGGTGGGGATCGATTCGACCTGAAACTATGGCGGTAAAATATTTAATGT
The sequence above is drawn from the Pseudomonadota bacterium genome and encodes:
- a CDS encoding NYN domain-containing protein encodes the protein MRTSVYIDGFNLYYRALKGTPYKWLDLKKLASNLLQPQHQITNIKYFTAIVSGRIDPHQPNRQKTYIRALEKFIPEFSVHYGHFLSHEVFMPEAPISSPVSFAKVYKTEEKGSDVNLAIHLLNDAWLNKYDCAVIISNDSDLAEALRLVRSQNGKTIGLLSPLIKGHPSRELQKYAHFVKRIRMGVLKHSQLPPTIPNTTIYKPNNW